Proteins encoded within one genomic window of Cucumis sativus cultivar 9930 chromosome 3, Cucumber_9930_V3, whole genome shotgun sequence:
- the LOC101210706 gene encoding uncharacterized protein LOC101210706 produces MDKLLQFGRRALFYVRVLSGYEERRIRSLRFDLDKRLKQAEERKSAIRKLPEQTILGEVRRMVEEMQNLNKKLEETETAIEEYFKPIDKEAETLMKIQLEGEERNMRDMVKVMQQQALLEKAEAGKVTSRNLQTEKNQQTQNLASDTTPQKT; encoded by the exons ATGGACAAGCTTTTGCAGTTTGGACGAAGAGCCCTCTTCTACGTTAGGGTCCTCTCTGGCTATGAAGAGCGGCGGATTCGATCGCTAAGGTTTGACCTTGATAAGCGTCTCAAACAG GCGGAGGAAAGAAAATCTGCCATAAGAAAGTTGCCAGAACAGACTATCTTAGGTGAAGTTCGTCGTATGGTTGAGGAGAtgcaaaatctaaataaaaagttagagGAAACA GAAACTGCCATTGAAGAATACTTCAAGCCAATTGACAAAGAAGCAGAGACATTGATGAAAATACAActtgaaggagaagagagaaatatgAGGGACATGGTTAAAGTTATGCAGCAACAGGCTTTACTTGAAAAAGCTGAGGCAGGTAAGGTTACAAGTCGTAATCTTCAAActgaaaaaaatcaacaaactCAAAACCTTGCATCTGACACAACCCCTCAAAAAACTTAG
- the BI-1 gene encoding bax inhibitor 1 has translation MDAFSSFFDSQSGSRTRWSHESLKNFRQISPAVQSHLQRVYLTLGCALVASAAGAYLHILWNIGGFLTTLATIGCITWLMATPPYEEKKRASILLGAALLEGASIGPLISLAIDFDPSVLVSAFVGTAVAFCCFSGAALLARRREFLYLGGLLSSGVSMLLWLHFASSLFGGSTALFKFELYFGLLVFVGYMVVDTQEIIEMAHMGDMDYVKHALTLFTDFIAVFVRILIIMLKNSAEKNERERKKKRRD, from the exons ATGGACgcattctcttctttcttcgaTTCTCAATCTGGATCCAGAACCCGCTGGAGTCATGAATCTCTCAAGAACTTCCGGCAGATTTCGCCCGCCGTTCAATCTCATCTTCAGCGG GTTTATCTCACTCTTGGTTGTGCTTTGGTTGCATCTGCTGCTGGAGCTTATCTGCATATACTTTGGAATATTGGTGGTTTTCTTACAACACTTGCAACTATCGGATGTATTACATGGCTAATGGCCACTCCTCCTTATGAAGag AAAAAGAGGGCCTCTATTTTACTTGGGGCTGCTCTTCTCGAAGGGGCTTCCATTGGTCCTTTGATCAGTCTGGCTATTGATTTTGACCCAAG TGTTCTGGTGAGCGCTTTCGTGGGAACTGCGGTTGCCTTTTGTTGTTTCTCAGGAGCAGCCTTGTTGGCAAGACGTAGAGAATTCCTTTATCTCGGTGGCTTACTTTCTTCCGGTGTATCCATGTTACTCTGGTTACATTTCGCCTCCTCTTTATTCGGTGGTTCTACTGCCCTTTTCAAGTTTGAG TTGTACTTTGGGCTGTTGGTTTTTGTTGGCTACATGGTAGTTGATACTCAGGAAATAATTGAGATGGCACATATGGGTGATATGGATTATGTGAAACATGCATTAACTCTCTTCACTGATTTCATTGCGGTGTTTGTCCGAATTCTCATTATAATG CTAAAGAACTCTGCTGAGAAGAACGAGagggagaggaagaagaagaggagggaCTGA
- the LOC101210045 gene encoding bax inhibitor 1 encodes MDAFSSFFDSQQPSTNPWTYDSLKNFRQISPVVQSHLHQVYLTLGCALVASAAGAYLHILWNIGGILTALAGIGCITWLMATPPYEERKRLSMLMAAALLEGASIGPLIGLAIEIDPSVLVSAFVGTAVAFGCFSAAAMLARRREFLYLGGLLSSGISMLLWLHFASSIFGGSTALFKFELYFGLLLFVGYMVVDTQEIIERAHLGDMDYVKHALTLFTDFVGVFVRLLIIMVRNSVEKNEEKKKKRRD; translated from the exons ATGGATgccttttcatctttcttcgATTCTCAACAACCTTCTACAAACCCTTGGACCTACGATTCTCTCAAGAATTTCCGGCAGATTTCCCCCGTCGTTCAATCTCATCTCCACCAG GTTTACCTTACTCTGGGTTGTGCTTTGGTTGCATCTGCTGCTGGAGCTTATCTCCATATTCTGTGGAACATTGGCGGAATCCTCACTGCACTTGCTGGTATTGGATGCATCACATGGCTAATGGCCACTCCTCCTTATGAAGAG AGAAAGAGGCTTTCTATGTTAATGGCGGCTGCTCTTCTTGAAGGAGCATCAATTGGTCCTTTGATTGGGTTGGCTATCGAGATTGATCCAAG TGTTCTGGTCAGTGCCTTTGTGGGAACTGCTGTGGCTTTTGGTTGTTTCTCTGCAGCAGCCATGTTGGCAAGACGTAGAGAATTCCTTTACCTGGGTGGCTTACTTTCTTCTGGGATATCCATGTTACTCTGGTTGCATTTCGCTTCATCTATATTCGGTGGTTCTACTGCTCTTTTCAAGTTTGAG TTGTACTTTGGGCTATTGCTGTTTGTGGGCTACATGGTAGTTGATACTCAAGAAATAATCGAGAGGGCTCATCTTGGTGATATGGACTATGTGAAGCATGCCCTGACTCTTTTCACTGATTTCGTTGGTGTTTTCGTCCGACTTCTCATTATTATG GTAAGGAACTCGGTAGAGAAGAatgaggagaaaaagaagaagaggagggaCTAA